The Brachyhypopomus gauderio isolate BG-103 chromosome 2, BGAUD_0.2, whole genome shotgun sequence genome contains a region encoding:
- the LOC143488272 gene encoding protein VCF1, with protein MLSENRKRQRPQGEDDHATLMPQAKRSSTTHQPSEGSQEAWEAESSGSDSSGVGSPEHAARSNSSASSQCGADSLPPLPGPPPCSPLSTSDQSGPTSLGSYQHINRVLREAHFHSLQNRGQSRDR; from the exons CGAGGATGACCATGCAACACTAATGCCTCAGGCCAAGAGATCCAGCACAACGCACCAGCCCTCGGAGGGCAGTCAGGAGGCCTGGGAGGCTGAG tcctcTGGCAGCGACAGCAGCGGTGTGGGGAGCCCAGAGCACGCGGCCCGGAGCAACAGCAGCGCCAGCAGTCAGTGTGGAGCCGACAGCCTGCCCCCCCTGCCTGGACCCCCGCCCTGCAGCCCCCTGTCCACCTCAGACCAGTCTGGCCCCACCAGCCTGGGCTCCTACCAGCACATCAACCGGGTCCTGAGGGAGGCCCACTTCCACAGCTTGCAGAACAGAGGTCAGTCCAGGGACAGGTGA